The sequence atgtttagaTACAATAGAAAGCAACTAGCACAAGAAAATGGTATAATTAGCCAACCTATCCGCCACCATGTTGCTTTCCCTATAAAGTATAAGTATGAACACTTCAatctcttttaatatataaacaaattttaattagtcattttttatcatatttaagctattacataattattaaaattatttagaaatattatacTTCTTAAAACTACCAAATTTGTAACAATTGGTGAATGAAATTTAAACATTAGCTACTAGATCTTGTTGATCGATCAACATATACTAATGGTTGGTGTACTTTTAAGTAAagtacataaaatataaaaacaagtagaaatatattacaaacaatacatttttttttataataagcattattttaaattaaaacaactaattatttattgctctaaataattttatactggaaaaaaaataataaaatttgcaatgattattttttaataaattaaacaatcagttatttttattagatatatctataaattacaCCATGAAGAATttgtcttttattattttggatAAATAAATAGTCACTTCGGTAACTACAAATAAAAAACGAGAAGAACAAATAAAAGTTGAAGAAAGGAGCCAAAGTCGAGCGCCAACATAAATTGAACTTTGCACAAAGAATCGCTCGGATGCGCGTGTAAAAGTTTCTACAAGCAAACTCGTCAGCATTAACTGGACCGCGTAGTCCACCTTCAGAAAACCCGAGTGACCTCCCCGGAATGGAAAAAGTAACAGCTTTGGTGTTCTTTTTGGTGGGAAGTGAGACTGCATGTTAACAAAGCCAAACGGCCACTTCAATGATAGAAGAGAGTATTGCACTTTCCCTTTTGAACTCTCTGTCAATTGTCTTCATTACATTCTCAGATTTAAgcgttattattttctttaatattaatattattgataatttcaaTGGGGACTATTTCGTCAGAGGAGGAATTGGATCAACTTAGGGAGAGGTTTGAGTTTGATAGCTACACTTCAAGTGCTGACGTGAGTGAATCGAAGAGTTCAAGTAGCTTCTCTTGTCACCATTATGAGCATCAACGCGCTTCCACTTCTTCGCCTCCTTTTCTCGACCGCTTCTTTTCTCCGCCGTCGCTTCCTATAATGCTGCCAGTAGTTCCTGGCAAGCACGTCATGATGAAAATGGAAGAGAATTTATCTGGTTcgtttgttgttttttttcctctttacTAATTTTAGGCTCAAATTAGCACCGAACACTTGTCTTTGGATTCTGTTCCTTTGTTTTTGAGTTCTGTttggtagtttaaaaatataaggagGTTTATGCAAAATCAGTGTGGATGCTCGCATTTTTTGGTGTTTAGTCATTGAGTAAATGGATAACTGAACTTGATTGCGGGCATTTATGGCATATAAGCTTTAGACAGCTTTGCGGCTGATCATATAAagtatatttcattttttattgaagCATAAAGAGCTAAAAGCTCAAGGTTGCAAGAATTTCTAGCAACCGAATGAAGCAGAAATTGACATTTTACTCTTGCAGGTTTTACGATTACAAACTTTAGTTGGTTTATGGAACTTATTTTTCTGGGGTTGCAGATGTTGAAATGATGAAGGAGCGATTTGCTAAGCTTCTGCTTGGCGAAGACATGTCAGGCGGAGGAAAGGGCGTTTGTACAGCTCTCGCCATCTCCAATGCCATTACCAATTTGTCTGGTTAGTTATTTAccttcctttttattttgttttcgaCTTAAATCCAAGAATTTGATAGCTCTTTGTGCTGGATTCATTTGGCTGCCAGAGAAAACATAACATGTCACCTGTTTATTATGTTTGCTATTTAACGCCACAGAAGCAAAAGGATAGCTAAGATCTCATGTTTTTGTCTGTGTAAATCTGTGCTCATATTGAGGTATATTTGGCAGCTTCTGTCTTTGGGGAGCTACGGAAGTTAGAGCCACTAGCACCTCAAAAAAAGTCAATGTGGCACCGTGAGATGGATTTGCTTTTATGCGTGAGTGATTCTATAGTAGAGCTTGTTCCTTCAATGCAAAATCTCCCAGGTGGTGGGACCTTTGAGGTTATGGTGCCCCGACCTCGCTTAGACCTTTTTATGAACCTTCCAGCACTGAAGAAGCTGGAGACCATGCTGCTTAGCATTCTAGACGGGTTTTGCGATGCTGAGTTTTACTATGTTGATCGTGGGGTCATTGTTGCTGGTGGTAATGAGACTGAaacattttctttatcttcatcTTCTGCAAGACCCTCTATTAGTCGTGAAGAGAAGTGGTGGCTTCCATTTCCTAAAGTACCTCAGAATGGTTTGTCTGAAGATGCAAGAAAAAGACTGCAACAGTGTAAGGAATGCACAAATCAGATCCTCAAAGTTGCCATGGCAATTAATGGCAGTGTGTTGACTGAGATGGAGATTCCAAGTGCAATTAATGGCAGTGTGTTGACTGAAATGTTATGCCAACAATGTACAATCGAGGTGCTCTAATTTGTTTTTGGCTTATCAAATATCACTGGGAGGTTAACACTTTATGGAAAAATGTGGAAACATGTGGCCAAATAACTAACCTTATGTGATTAGCTTGTGTTCAAGAGGTACCTAGGGAGCAGAGGGAAAATAAAGTTCATACAATAAGCCTTCGTTATTCTTGTGTCTGAAACAGGCATTTTAGGTCTCCTAGTTTCTTGAGGTGAAATTGGTTGATAAAAGCCACAAACAATTTGACCAGTTTTCTCTCTGTCTGCGCCTATGCGACAGGTGGGATCTGGGGTCAAATTACAGAAAATGTATAATAGCATTTGCTATATAGCCACAAACCAGAGGCATTTGTCTGCTCTCTTGATTTAATACTTGTGACAAATACCCTGGTTGAAGGAATATATGATTTATATCATCCATATTATGGAGAGTTTTTAGAAATTGCTATTTTTGTTTAACTGGATGAATATGTCTGAAATAGCCAGGTTCGTTGGACAGTTAAATCATACTTTAGCAAAGGCTGCCTGAGTCATGTTCTAGTTTTATATGCGATGCtgataatttatgaattttttccCTGCATCAGATTTTGCACTGAATTTAGTAAAACTTCTTATTGTGATGGTTATGCCCTAGTGATAAAAGTTATGATTCTAAGACTGTATTAGcaatttatctttttcctcATAAATCTCTAccatttaatttctaattttggtATGCACTGCTAATCTTTCAGAGTGGAAAAGCTTGTTTGTCTGTCTGAGAACATATATCGTCGCATGACTACCTCTCGGTTCTCTCCAGATTGTCTTCTGGATTACTTAGACCTGTCATCAGAATACTCCATACTGGAAATCGCAAACAGGATAGAAGCGGCTGCACACATTTGGAGGAAAAGATACCTAAAAGGTTATAAGGCTCAAGCAAGGGCTCAGAGGAAGTCAACATGGCGTGGAAGGGTCAAAGGATTTGTTGGTGAAGTAGAAAGAAATAAGCTTCTAGCAAGACGAGCTGAGACCCTCTTGCATAGCCTAAGGTTGCGTTTCCCTGCTCTCCCACAGACAACTTTGGACAGTTACAAGATCCAATACAACAAGGTAGACTCTATATGTAGAATCATCCTGGCTTCTTTTGCTTGGCTCCTGATTGTTGAGGGCCTGGTGTTACCATTAAGATCTACCTTTTGCCACACTTGCACGTAATCACCCACATGTGCACATACCTTAAGATTGGATAGCTAAATGAAgcaaataaattaagattatCCTTCATTGCAGGACGTAGGGCATGCTATCATCGAGAGCTATTCTAGGGTGATGGAAAGCTTAGCTTATAATATATTGGCAAGGATTGATGATCTCCTATACGTGGATGATGCCACCAAGCAACGTGCTGCAGCAGAGTCAACATCTCTGTATGACCAGGAAAGGCTTGGGGGCGGTGCTCTTTCAAAGCAAAGACAAATATCACCTagccctttttcttttcaacacAGTTTTTCTGGCTCTTCATGTCCGCTGTCAAATTTAGACTCTTCTCATGACAAAATTAGAACCCCTAATGGACATGATTTTACAAAGAAAAGCAATCTAAGAAACTCACCGATTCAGACTCTGCAGAAACTAACCTTCTGATTTTGAtggggaaaaaagaaatctccTTTAGTCAACCTCGCTAGCTCAAGATTCCATCTATGTTtctaattcaaaataaaagagctTAATCTACTTTGTGCAATTGACAAGTAGCAAAGTTGGTAGACTGGAGGAACAGTGTTGTATATCGTTCCTTCACTCTTGCAAGGAATAAACACATCTTCGTTCATCTTAATATAGCTGTAACAAACACATCTTCGTTcatgtttttttgtttttctttttctggagGGTGGTAAGGATCT is a genomic window of Ricinus communis isolate WT05 ecotype wild-type chromosome 2, ASM1957865v1, whole genome shotgun sequence containing:
- the LOC8267859 gene encoding rop guanine nucleotide exchange factor 1-like isoform X2, translated to MGTISSEEELDQLRERFEFDSYTSSADVSESKSSSSFSCHHYEHQRASTSSPPFLDRFFSPPSLPIMLPVVPGKHVMMKMEENLSDVEMMKERFAKLLLGEDMSGGGKGVCTALAISNAITNLSASVFGELRKLEPLAPQKKSMWHREMDLLLCVSDSIVELVPSMQNLPGGGTFEVMVPRPRLDLFMNLPALKKLETMLLSILDGFCDAEFYYVDRGVIVAGGNETETFSLSSSSARPSISREEKWWLPFPKVPQNGLSEDARKRLQQCKECTNQILKVAMAINGSVLTEMEIPSAINGSLVCLSENIYRRMTTSRFSPDCLLDYLDLSSEYSILEIANRIEAAAHIWRKRYLKGYKAQARAQRKSTWRGRVKGFVGEVERNKLLARRAETLLHSLRLRFPALPQTTLDSYKIQYNKDVGHAIIESYSRVMESLAYNILARIDDLLYVDDATKQRAAAESTSLYDQERLGGGALSKQRQISPSPFSFQHSFSGSSCPLSNLDSSHDKIRTPNGHDFTKKSNLRNSPIQTLQKLTF
- the LOC8267859 gene encoding rop guanine nucleotide exchange factor 1-like isoform X1 → MGTISSEEELDQLRERFEFDSYTSSADVSESKSSSSFSCHHYEHQRASTSSPPFLDRFFSPPSLPIMLPVVPGKHVMMKMEENLSDVEMMKERFAKLLLGEDMSGGGKGVCTALAISNAITNLSASVFGELRKLEPLAPQKKSMWHREMDLLLCVSDSIVELVPSMQNLPGGGTFEVMVPRPRLDLFMNLPALKKLETMLLSILDGFCDAEFYYVDRGVIVAGGNETETFSLSSSSARPSISREEKWWLPFPKVPQNGLSEDARKRLQQCKECTNQILKVAMAINGSVLTEMEIPSAINGSVLTEMLCQQCTIESGKACLSV